In the Wyeomyia smithii strain HCP4-BCI-WySm-NY-G18 chromosome 2, ASM2978416v1, whole genome shotgun sequence genome, one interval contains:
- the LOC129720101 gene encoding uncharacterized protein K02A2.6-like, with protein MSDQDLKNAILRLTELEVNQQEQIQLLKRTGQASQPGSEKIIESLATGIENFYYDPDGGVFFDAWFARYEDVFKVDGKNLDDPAKVRLLLRKIGTQFHERYVNSILPRHPRDFGLDETVKKLKKLFGHQTSLFNDRYRCLQYTKNEADDFSSYAASVNKRCEAFQLTKLTDDQFKALRFVCGLQSPRDADIRTRLIGKLEAEEHAPPADGTKLTLENLVEECHRFNNLKQDTKLVEKPGPEKSVVNAVSTKPAKKKQPKSPCWFCGHKEGYCSSAESKSKPAKKFEKQKYKAFVKSKGISVKRIDLQGKRKYVTVGINGKEAVLQLDCASDITIISTQTWEAIGKPAIRETDITAISASGDKINMAGEFLADITIRSVTKAGIVYVSSSPDLNVLGIETIDLFHLWSIPFNSLVNAVHQKPEDIEQKLPTKFPAALQIERSTLGRCTKAKVKLYLKPNARPVYYPKRPVAYAALPKVDAELQRLQDKEIISPVKFSDWATPIVVVRKSDNVSVRICGDYSTGLNNALESDAHPLPHPDDIFADLAGCRYFSQLDFSDAYLQVEIEEESQKYLTINTHRGLFKYNRLPPGIKSAPGAFQRIIDSMVAGIPGVKPYLDDIMISGKTKEEHNRSLHEILERIKTYGFHLKIEKCRFGLSQIKFLGHIIDKDGLRPDPAKTTAISQMPAPTNVSQLRSYLGAINYYGRFVKQMKELRAPMDYLLKQNVKWEWTANCQKSFDKFKMLLTSDLLLTHFDPNKEIIVAGDASKNGLGAVIMHRFPNGSVKAISHISRSLTPAEQNYGQIEKEALALVFAVTRFHKMVFGRKFTLQTDHQPLLKVFGSKKGIPVYTANRLQRWALTLMLYDFDIQFVRTEDFGHADLLSRLMKCHSTTDEEYVIASVQMEADVNTVLSDSTSSLPVTSEMIATETSKDPVLQSVVFHINEGWPNHSKAINDPVVQQFFIRRDSLLIVQGCIMFGDRVVVPNRFRKRILQQLHRGHPGMERMKSLARSFVYWPNIDDAVEKYVRCCRPCAEAAKSPRKTDLESWPIPSKPWERVHIDYAGPINGYYYFLVIDAYSKWPEIYRTRSTNTTKTLEMLDEIFSRFGNPKILVSDNGSQFVSARFKQFCDEAGITHLTIAPYHPQSNGQAERFVDTLKRGLKKLREGGNPATFRHLQTFLSVYRSTPNRSARDHKSPAELFLGRPLTTTLDLLKPRKSSTPAVNSKQNNQFNQHHGTVKREFSADDLVYAEVHHHYQTSWVPGKVIERKGSVMYAVLLDTGRLIRSHTNQLRQRHLESISEATESNLPWTVLLEEFGMQNLCTPCSDETADPDSKETQQPPEMLPEVAHPIQQLPEVLHPAEPTLDQEKVLAPEVVVEGINPQCSNQPVRNRRLPAWLGSYDLF; from the exons ATGTCCGACCAGGATTTGAAAAACGCGATTCTCCGACTAACCGAACTGGAAGTCAACCAACAAGAGCAGATTCAACTCCTCAAGCGAACCGGTCAAGCCAGCCAACCGGGAAGCGAGAAGATAATCGAATCGTTGGCCACgggaattgaaaatttttactacgaTCCTGACGGTGGAGTGTTCTTCGACGCGTGGTTTGCTCGCTACGAAGATGTCTTCAAGGTCGACGGCAAGAATCTAGACGATCCAGCGAAGGTGAGGCTACTCTTAAGAAAAATCGGCACCCAGTTCCACGAGCGATACGTAAATAGTATCCTGCCAAGACATCCCCGCGATTTTGGCCTGGACGAAACGGTGAAGAAACTTAAGAAACTTTTTGGTCATCAAACCTCGCTGTTCAACGATCGTTACCGTTGTCTTCAGTATACTAAGAACGAAGCAGacgatttttcaagttatgctgCCTCTGTGAACAAGCGTTGCGAAGCATTCCAACTCACCAAGCTCACCGATGACCAATTCAAGGCGCTACGCTTTGTTTGCGGTCTACAATCTCCCCGCGATGCAGACATCCGAACTCGATTGATCGGCAAATTGGAAGCTGAAGAGCATGCTCCGCCAGCAGACGGCACAAAGCTAACCTTGGAAAATCTCGTCGAGGAGTGTCATCGGTTCAACAATCTAAAGCAGGACACCAAGTTGGTAGAGAAGCCCGGTCCGGAAAAATCCGTCGTCAACGCTGTTTCCACCAAGCCTGCTAAGAAAAAACAACCGAAATCTCCGTGCTGGTTTTGCG GGCATAAAGAAGGTTACTGCTCATCCGCTGAATCAAAATCAAAGCCAGCAAAGAAGTTCGAAAAACAAAAGTACAAGGCATTTGTGAAGTCCAAAGGAATTTCAGTGAAACGCATCGATCTTCAAGGGAAGAGGAAATACGTTACTGTTGGAATCAATGGCAAAGAAGCTGTCCTTCAGTTAGATTGCGCTTCTGATATCACCATTATTTCTACGCAGACCTGGGAGGCGATAGGCAAACCAGCCATCAGAGAAACTGACATAACCGCCATCAGCGCTTCCGGAGACAAGATTAACATGGCTGGTGAGTTCCTTGCAGACATAACCATCCGAAGCGTGACAAAAGCTGGCATTGTCTATGTGTCATCAAGCCCGGATTTGAATGTCCTTGGAATTGAAACAATCGATCTATTCCATCTATGGTCGATTCCTTTCAACTCACTGGTCAATGCTGTGCATCAGAAGCCGGAAGACATTGAGCAAAAGCTGCCTACGAAGTTCCCGgcagcgttgcaaatcgagcga AGCACACTTGGCCGGTGTACCAAGGCAAAAGTTAAACTCTACCTGAAGCCCAACGCCCGTCCCGTGTACTATCCCAAGAGACCAGTTGCATATGCTGCTCTTCCCAAGGTGGATGCCGAACTTCAACGTCTTCAGGACAAGGAAATTATCTCACCAGTGAAGTTTTCCGACTGGGCAACTCCAATAGTAGTGGTCCGTAAGTCAGACAACGTTTCCGTCCGTATCTGTGGCGACTATTCTACAGGGTTAAACAATGCGCTAGAATCAGATGCCCATCCGCTACCACATCCAGATGATATTTTTGCTGATCTAGCTGGCTGCCGTTATTTCTCCCAACTCGATTTTTCTGATGCGTACCTGCAAGTCGAGATTGAAGAGGAATCACAAAAGTATCTGACGATAAACACTCATCGAGGACTGTTCAAATACAACCGTCTGCCGCCTGGAATCAAGTCCGCTCCTGGTGCCTTCCAAAGGATTATTGACAGTATGGTCGCTGGTATTCCTGGAGTAAAACCGTATCTAGACGATATCATGATTTCTGGTAAGACAAAAGAAGAACACAATCGAAGCCTTCATGAGATCCTGGAGCGGATCAAAACGTACGGTTTTCATCTGAAGATCGAAAAATGTCGATTTGGTCTATCACAAATTAAGTTCCTAGGCCATATCATCGACAAAGACGGCTTACGACCTGATCCCGCGAAGACAACCGCAATTTCGCAAATGCCAGCTCCAACCAACGTATCACAGCTTCGATCGTATCTTGGAGCTATCAATTATTATGGGCGTTTTGTCAAGCAGATGAAAGAGCTAAGAGCACCCATGGATTATTTACTGAAACAAAACGTGAAATGGGAATGGACTGCGAACTGTCAGAAGTCGTTCGACAAGTTCAAAATGCTGCTCACTTCCGACTTGTTGCTGACACATTTTGACCCGAACAAAGAAATCATCGTCGCAGGTGATGCATCCAAGAATGGCTTGGGCGCTGTTATTATGCATCGTTTTCCGAATGGATCAGTGAAGGCTATTTCGCACATTTCAAGATCTCTAACTCCTGCGGAGCAAAATTACGGCCAGATAGAAAAAGAAGCTTTGGCACTGGTTTTTGCTGTAACACGGTTTCATAAGATGGTATTCGGCCGGAAGTTTACCTTGCAGACTGATCACCAACCACTTCTTAAGGTGTTCGGGAGCAAAAAAGGAATTCCGGTATACACGGCTAACCGGCTTCAACGCTGGGCGCTTACGTTAATGCTGTACGATTTTGACATCCAGTTTGTGCGCACTGAAGACTTTGGACACGCTGACCTCCTTTCACGACTAATGAAATGCCATTCAACAACTGACGAAGAGTATGTCATTGCTTCTGTCCAAATGGAAGCCGATGTCAACACCGTTCTCAGTGATTCTACTTCAAGTCTACCTGTGACGTCTGAAATGATCGCTACTGAAACATCGAAAGATCCTGTTCTCCAGTCGGTGGTGTTCCATATCAATGAAGGATGGCCCAATCATTCCAAAGCAATTAATGATCCAGTTGTCCAACAATTCTTTATCCGCCGAGACAGTCTGCTGATCGTCCAAGGTTGCATCATGTTCGGCGATAGAGTTGTTGTGCCAAACCGCTTTCGCAAACGCATTCTTCAGCAACTACATCGAGGCCATCCGGGGATGGAGCGAATGAAATCCCTAGCAAGAAGTTTCGTGTACTGGCCTAACATCGATGATGCCGTCGAAAAATATGTTCGATGCTGCAGACCCTGTGCTGAAGCTGCTAAATCACCACGCAAGACGGACCTGGAGTCGTGGCCCATTCCATCGAAGCCGTGGGAACGAGTCCATATCGATTATGCTGGCCCGATTAATGGATACTACTACTTTCTGGTAATTGACGCATATTCAAAATGGCCAGAAATCTACCGCACTCGAAGCACAAACACAACGAAAACGTTGGAAATGCTAGACGAGATTTTTTCAAGATTCGGCaatccaaaaattctggtttcggATAATGGCTCGCAATTTGTTAGCGCCCGATTCAAGCAATTCTGTGATGAAGCTGGCATCACCCACTTAACAATTGCGCCCTACCATCCACAGTCTAATGGACAGGCTGAGCGCTTTGTGGACACTTTGAAAAGAGGACTCAAGAAGTTACGAGAGGGAGGAAATCCAGCAACTTTCCGACATCTTCAAACTTTCCTTTCCGTTTACCGGTCCACACCCAATCGAAGTGCTCGTGATCATAAGTCACCTGCAGAACTTTTTCTTGGTAGACCCCTCACTACTACACTGGATCTTCTTAAGCCCCGAAAATCAAGCACACCAGCTGTAAACAGTAAGCAGAATAACCAGTTCAATCAACACCATGGTACCGTCAAGAGAGAGTTCTCCGCTGATGATTTAGTGTACGCAGAGGTTCATCATCACTATCAAACCTCATGGGTTCCTGGCAAGGTGATTGAGAGAAAAGGCTCCGTCATGTATGCTGTACTTCTGGACACCGGTCGTCTCATCCGTTCTCATACGAATCAGCTACGACAGCGTCATCTAGAATCCATTAGTGAAGCTACTGAATCAAATTTACCATGGACCGTGCTGCTTGAGGAATTTGGAATGCAAAATCTGTGTACTCCATGTTCGGATGAAACTGCCGATCCTGATTCCAAAGAAACTCAACAACCGCCTGAAATGCTGCCAGAAGTGGCACACCCAATTCAACAATTGCCTGAAGTATTGCACCCTGCCGAACCAACATTGGACCAAGAAAAGGTTCTAGCACCAGAAGTCGTTGTTGAAGGCATCAATCCGCAGTGCTCCAATCAACCCGTTCGTAACCGAAGGCTTCCGGCATGGCTCGGATCCTACGATCTCTTTTAA